The proteins below are encoded in one region of Rhizobacter sp.:
- a CDS encoding ShlB/FhaC/HecB family hemolysin secretion/activation protein: MKTFALSLVALAASTAAHAQQAPLRNSPTPAAAASAPTLAPTTQGRFLLKEVRFSPTRAVSAAELQAVVKPFIGREIDATDLSVISTALRRLYEARGFGMAGVGYPAQDLTAGVLQVSIVEPQVSQLSVESPPKPPVSPERTMRVLDGAGVRKGQPLDLQALDRAMYTLNDWPGVSARATLLPTGDEGLYKVNVQTEARRAWDASIDLDNHGSDASGRYRLGTLLRWNNPAGIGDNLDLRLLASSGAGTTVGRLGYEAPIGPTPWRAGIGFSRVGYELSEEFTGATGTANVFDASVSYPVLRGRDRNLVTRVAVQHKKLEDNIADVVASDKSITALDTSLAFESRDAFGGGGFNGGSLGVMAGRLKYDSTAPAGAPHGSFAKLSLQASRLQALGRGFSLLAGLAGQWTDKTLDNAERFTLGGDKGVRAYPVAEGSSDLGAIVNLELRHWFNATWSGYTFYDWGHGRDKSQDALTGSTRRTLHGYGLGVQFTHPDLFTLKASLGVRGNEPVRSEPDNPKARLLVQVQRSF; the protein is encoded by the coding sequence ATGAAAACCTTCGCCCTTTCGCTCGTCGCCCTGGCCGCCAGCACCGCAGCACATGCGCAGCAGGCCCCGCTGCGCAACTCGCCCACACCGGCCGCGGCCGCCTCGGCCCCGACGCTCGCCCCCACCACGCAAGGCCGCTTCCTGCTGAAGGAAGTGCGCTTCAGCCCCACGCGCGCCGTCAGCGCGGCCGAGCTGCAGGCGGTCGTCAAACCCTTCATCGGCCGCGAGATCGACGCCACCGATCTCAGCGTGATCTCCACCGCGCTGCGCCGCCTCTACGAGGCCCGCGGCTTCGGCATGGCTGGCGTCGGCTACCCGGCGCAAGACCTCACGGCCGGCGTGCTGCAGGTGAGCATCGTCGAGCCGCAGGTCTCGCAGCTCAGCGTCGAGTCGCCGCCCAAGCCACCCGTGTCGCCCGAGCGCACGATGCGCGTGCTCGACGGCGCCGGCGTGCGCAAGGGCCAGCCGCTCGACCTGCAGGCGCTCGACCGCGCGATGTACACCCTGAACGACTGGCCCGGCGTCTCGGCGCGCGCCACGCTGCTGCCCACCGGCGACGAAGGCCTCTACAAGGTCAACGTGCAGACCGAAGCCCGCCGCGCGTGGGACGCGAGCATCGACCTCGACAACCACGGCTCCGACGCCAGCGGCCGTTACCGGCTCGGCACCCTGCTGCGCTGGAACAACCCGGCCGGCATCGGCGACAACCTCGACTTGCGCCTTCTCGCCTCCAGCGGCGCCGGCACGACCGTCGGACGCCTCGGCTACGAAGCGCCGATCGGCCCGACGCCCTGGCGTGCCGGCATCGGCTTCTCGCGCGTGGGCTACGAGCTCAGCGAAGAGTTCACCGGCGCCACCGGCACGGCCAACGTGTTCGATGCGTCCGTCTCCTACCCCGTGCTGCGCGGGCGCGACCGCAACCTCGTGACGCGCGTGGCCGTGCAGCACAAGAAGCTCGAAGACAACATCGCCGACGTGGTGGCGTCCGACAAGTCCATCACCGCGCTCGACACCTCGCTCGCCTTCGAGTCGCGCGACGCCTTCGGCGGCGGCGGTTTCAACGGCGGCAGCCTCGGCGTGATGGCCGGACGGCTGAAGTACGACAGCACTGCGCCCGCCGGCGCGCCGCACGGCAGCTTCGCCAAGCTGAGCCTGCAGGCGTCGCGCCTGCAGGCGCTCGGCCGCGGCTTCTCGCTGCTCGCCGGCCTGGCCGGCCAGTGGACCGACAAGACGCTCGACAACGCCGAGCGCTTCACCCTCGGCGGTGACAAGGGCGTGCGTGCCTACCCGGTGGCCGAAGGCTCCAGCGACCTGGGCGCCATCGTCAACCTGGAGCTGCGCCACTGGTTCAACGCCACCTGGAGCGGCTACACCTTCTACGACTGGGGCCACGGGCGCGACAAATCGCAAGACGCCCTCACCGGCAGCACGCGCCGCACGCTGCACGGCTACGGCCTCGGGGTGCAGTTCACCCACCCCGACCTCTTCACCCTGAAGGCGAGCCTCGGCGTGCGCGGCAACGAGCCGGTGCGCTCCGAGCCCGACAACCCCAAGGCGCGCCTGCTGGTGCAAGTTCAACGCTCCTTCTGA
- a CDS encoding response regulator transcription factor — MSKLLIVDDHALVRVGIVTSLSAVDNANLQLLEASTLHDAMELYRSEPDIALVLLDLNMPDCKGLQGLKQFLEAFPQARVAVISGTQDEFVIGQVRALGAVGYVTKGQAPRQMCDTVLGLLATAQGGVTASFPRFPSSSRYDRVAELGPRHLEILELVLSGCSNQEISTATGLSLGTIKNYVSTILLALDVKSRSHLISLFR; from the coding sequence ATGTCCAAACTCCTGATCGTTGATGACCACGCCCTCGTGCGCGTGGGCATCGTGACCAGCCTCAGCGCGGTCGACAACGCCAACCTGCAGCTCCTCGAAGCCAGCACGCTGCACGATGCGATGGAGCTCTACCGCAGCGAGCCCGACATCGCCCTCGTGCTGCTCGACCTCAACATGCCCGACTGCAAGGGGCTGCAGGGCCTGAAGCAGTTCCTCGAAGCCTTCCCGCAGGCGCGCGTGGCCGTGATCAGCGGCACGCAAGACGAATTCGTGATCGGCCAGGTGCGCGCGCTCGGCGCGGTGGGTTACGTCACCAAGGGCCAGGCGCCGCGCCAGATGTGCGACACGGTGCTGGGCCTCTTGGCCACCGCGCAGGGCGGCGTCACGGCGTCCTTCCCGCGCTTCCCGAGCTCGTCGCGCTACGACCGCGTGGCTGAGCTGGGGCCGCGCCACCTCGAGATCCTCGAGCTGGTGCTCTCGGGCTGCTCCAACCAGGAGATCAGCACCGCCACCGGGCTGTCGCTGGGCACCATCAAGAACTACGTGTCGACCATCCTGCTGGCGCTCGACGTGAAGTCGCGCTCCCACCTGATCAGCCTGTTCAGGTAA
- a CDS encoding response regulator: protein MRFQLSPSANTGIPQASSDEGPERRRERTRASQLMKLMRHGDVKVAVLAGLAFACWLSFLVWMPHRTGLWVWAGFVHAVQVAHAALYWSFKQAGRTALTQPSRWLHRYQAVVLLSAVGWGIAPALLIDDLRWVPTMPLVLLLLALAAAGAHQVAAQRWAIYLWLVPLLTPLIAFMLYLGTPMTITIAPLVAAFLFACIYHASARHRLLMKELQTKLDNDALVRALRQQVVLVEQANREKSRFLASASHDLRQPMHALGLFTATLEKRLQGTALQPLVKNMIRSIDALEQSFTSMLDISKLDAGVIEPNLQPFPIRDLFRVLHMHCAGQAEELGLGLRFKAGGKIVMSDAHLLERVLSNLIHNAIRYTQEGGIVVVARTRADAISIEVWDTGIGIPEDELPKVFDEFYQVDNPGRDRSRGLGMGLAIVKRLVLLMGHQLEVSSKPGKGTVFRILIKATPFDEMDNIAVAADTVPSPIDESRTLLLIDDEESIRVGMSDLLQTWGYKVLTAATIQEACTEVRRHAGVIDIVISDLRLADGEDGIDAIERVRSVYGAPLPALLITGDTSPDEVKRVHSSGHQVLFKPVRTKELYAVLRSVP from the coding sequence GTGCGTTTCCAGCTCTCGCCATCCGCCAACACCGGCATCCCGCAAGCATCGAGCGACGAAGGGCCTGAGCGCCGCCGCGAGCGCACCCGCGCCTCGCAGCTGATGAAGCTGATGCGCCACGGCGACGTGAAAGTCGCGGTGCTCGCCGGCCTCGCCTTCGCCTGCTGGCTGTCGTTCCTGGTCTGGATGCCCCACCGCACGGGGCTGTGGGTCTGGGCCGGCTTCGTGCATGCGGTGCAGGTGGCGCACGCGGCGCTCTACTGGTCGTTCAAGCAGGCGGGCCGCACCGCCCTCACCCAGCCCTCGCGTTGGCTGCACCGCTACCAGGCGGTGGTGCTGCTGTCGGCGGTGGGATGGGGCATCGCACCGGCGCTGCTGATCGACGACCTTCGCTGGGTGCCCACCATGCCGCTCGTGCTGCTGTTGCTGGCGCTGGCCGCGGCCGGCGCGCACCAGGTGGCGGCGCAACGCTGGGCGATCTACCTCTGGCTGGTGCCGCTCCTCACGCCGCTCATCGCCTTCATGCTCTACCTCGGCACGCCGATGACGATCACCATCGCGCCGCTGGTGGCCGCGTTTCTCTTCGCCTGCATCTACCACGCGAGCGCCCGCCACCGGCTGCTGATGAAGGAGCTGCAGACCAAGCTCGACAACGACGCCCTGGTGCGCGCGCTGCGCCAGCAGGTGGTGCTGGTGGAGCAGGCCAACCGCGAGAAGAGCCGCTTCCTCGCGTCGGCCAGCCACGACCTGCGCCAGCCGATGCACGCGCTGGGCCTCTTCACCGCCACGCTGGAAAAGCGCCTACAAGGCACCGCCCTGCAGCCGCTGGTGAAGAACATGATCCGCTCGATCGACGCGCTGGAGCAGAGCTTCACCTCCATGCTCGACATCTCCAAGCTCGACGCTGGCGTGATCGAGCCCAACCTGCAGCCCTTCCCCATCCGCGATCTCTTCCGCGTGCTGCACATGCACTGCGCCGGCCAGGCCGAAGAGCTGGGCCTGGGGCTCCGCTTCAAGGCCGGCGGCAAGATCGTGATGAGCGACGCTCACCTGCTGGAGCGCGTGCTGTCGAATTTGATCCACAACGCCATCCGCTACACCCAGGAAGGCGGCATCGTGGTGGTGGCGCGCACGCGTGCCGACGCCATCAGCATCGAGGTGTGGGACACCGGCATCGGCATCCCCGAAGACGAGCTGCCCAAGGTCTTCGACGAGTTCTACCAGGTCGACAACCCCGGCCGCGACCGCTCGCGTGGCCTGGGCATGGGTCTCGCCATCGTCAAGCGCCTGGTGCTGCTGATGGGGCACCAGCTCGAGGTCTCGTCCAAGCCCGGCAAGGGCACGGTCTTCCGCATCCTCATCAAGGCGACGCCGTTCGACGAGATGGACAACATCGCGGTCGCCGCCGACACGGTGCCCTCTCCCATCGACGAGAGCCGCACACTGCTCTTGATCGACGACGAAGAAAGCATCCGCGTCGGCATGAGCGACCTGCTGCAGACCTGGGGCTACAAGGTGCTCACCGCCGCCACCATCCAGGAGGCCTGCACCGAGGTGCGGCGCCACGCCGGCGTGATCGACATCGTGATCTCCGACCTGCGCCTGGCCGACGGCGAAGACGGCATCGACGCCATCGAGCGCGTGCGCAGCGTCTACGGCGCGCCGCTGCCGGCCTTGCTCATCACCGGCGACACCTCGCCCGACGAGGTGAAACGCGTGCACAGCAGCGGCCACCAGGTGCTCTTCAAACCCGTGCGCACCAAAGAGCTGTATGCCGTGTTGCGCAGCGTCCCCTGA
- a CDS encoding CHAT domain-containing protein, whose amino-acid sequence MRALHRILLLGAATVCALAAQAQDNGNTIARDALARHRDANGILALSAEGRALYERDVIKLDGYGYCGRSVALAEQGEFRQSIRAAAKALHLGSSTDNEDLRSLAQRDLAIAYSYAGLLDEAEKFANGALALKPKNPQQAHAPAHKVLGDVAARRGRYGDAADAYTRSYALASDRFRPLVLVSLANAYTAAGRPTEALQQLDKLPKSEADKLGAFYQRSRANALLAAGVADQAHALFQRIAADAGGSDALYHRLWATEGLGRVELQRGNKPTALKAYLDTVAIAEQLRGKFQSDEFKTGLFGDIQKVFDTALDLAITQREFETAWVLSEASRSRQLLDAVRDRASDSLAEHRITLAELQKSLAPGEAVLQFHVLDQRSVVWLVTRTGLSAAVIAQGQAALAPLVENFRSSVIERRRDTSTLAASLYKLLLAEVDLAPAQRLYVVPHGPLHYLPFQALHDGRSYLIERSALTVWPSAAIGAKLLARGSVPAPQLLGFGNPSTDKNVPLPGAEREVQQVAKLFNGSEIYLKQDATKDRFKASAGRHNMVHIAAHAELDDVDPLFSRILFASNASETGLLEAREIYTLDLRGVRLITLSACESGLGRVARGDEIIGFTRSLLSAGANSIVASLWPVADDSTDLLMNRLYRELASGRDLMAAMQAAQLEVQKNRRFAHPFFWAPFNVIGNGRLLVASEAAR is encoded by the coding sequence GTGAGGGCCTTACATCGCATCCTCCTGCTGGGCGCCGCCACCGTGTGCGCGCTCGCCGCCCAGGCGCAGGACAACGGCAACACCATCGCACGCGACGCCCTGGCGCGCCACCGCGACGCCAACGGCATCCTGGCGCTCAGCGCCGAGGGCCGCGCGCTCTACGAGCGCGACGTCATCAAGCTCGACGGCTACGGCTACTGCGGCCGCTCGGTCGCGCTGGCCGAGCAGGGCGAGTTCCGCCAGAGCATCCGCGCCGCCGCCAAGGCCCTGCACCTCGGCAGCAGCACCGACAACGAAGACCTGCGCTCCCTCGCCCAGCGCGACCTCGCCATCGCCTACAGCTACGCCGGCCTGCTCGACGAGGCCGAGAAGTTCGCCAACGGCGCGCTCGCGCTGAAGCCGAAGAACCCGCAGCAGGCCCACGCGCCCGCGCACAAGGTGCTGGGCGACGTGGCCGCGCGCCGCGGCCGCTACGGTGACGCCGCCGACGCCTACACCCGAAGCTACGCCCTCGCGAGCGATCGGTTCCGCCCGCTGGTGCTGGTGTCGCTGGCCAATGCCTACACGGCCGCGGGCCGGCCGACCGAAGCCCTTCAGCAGCTCGACAAGCTGCCCAAGAGCGAGGCCGACAAGCTCGGCGCCTTCTACCAACGCAGCCGTGCCAACGCCCTGCTCGCGGCCGGCGTGGCCGACCAGGCCCACGCGCTCTTCCAGCGCATCGCCGCCGATGCGGGTGGGAGCGATGCGCTCTACCACCGCCTGTGGGCCACCGAGGGCCTGGGCCGCGTCGAGCTGCAGCGCGGCAACAAACCCACCGCGCTCAAGGCCTACCTCGACACCGTCGCCATCGCCGAGCAGCTGCGCGGCAAGTTCCAGAGCGATGAGTTCAAGACCGGCCTCTTCGGCGACATCCAGAAGGTCTTCGACACCGCGCTCGACCTCGCCATCACCCAGCGCGAATTCGAGACCGCGTGGGTGCTGTCGGAAGCCTCCCGCTCGCGCCAGCTGCTCGACGCCGTGCGCGACCGCGCGTCCGACAGCCTCGCCGAGCACCGCATCACCCTCGCCGAGCTGCAGAAGAGCCTGGCCCCGGGCGAAGCGGTGCTGCAGTTCCACGTGCTCGACCAGCGCAGCGTCGTCTGGCTCGTCACCCGCACGGGCCTCTCGGCCGCCGTCATCGCACAAGGCCAGGCCGCACTCGCCCCGCTGGTCGAGAACTTCCGCTCCAGCGTGATCGAGCGCCGCCGCGATACCTCCACGCTCGCCGCCAGCCTCTACAAGCTGCTGCTGGCCGAGGTCGACCTCGCGCCCGCGCAGCGCCTCTACGTCGTGCCGCACGGCCCGCTGCACTACCTGCCCTTCCAGGCCCTGCACGACGGGCGCAGCTACCTCATCGAGCGCAGCGCCCTCACCGTGTGGCCCTCGGCCGCCATCGGCGCGAAGCTGCTGGCCCGCGGCAGCGTGCCCGCCCCGCAGCTGCTCGGCTTCGGCAACCCCAGCACCGACAAGAACGTCCCCCTGCCCGGCGCCGAGCGCGAGGTGCAGCAGGTGGCGAAGCTCTTCAACGGCAGCGAGATCTACCTCAAGCAAGACGCCACGAAAGACCGCTTCAAGGCCAGCGCCGGCCGGCACAACATGGTCCACATCGCCGCGCATGCCGAGCTCGACGACGTGGACCCGCTCTTCTCGCGCATCCTCTTCGCCAGCAACGCCAGCGAGACCGGCCTGCTCGAAGCCCGCGAGATCTACACGCTCGACCTGCGCGGCGTGCGCCTCATCACCCTGTCGGCCTGCGAAAGTGGCCTCGGCCGCGTGGCCCGCGGCGACGAGATCATCGGCTTCACCCGCTCGCTGCTCTCGGCCGGCGCCAACAGCATCGTCGCCTCGCTCTGGCCGGTAGCCGACGACTCCACCGACCTGCTCATGAACCGCCTCTACCGCGAACTCGCCTCCGGCCGCGACCTCATGGCCGCCATGCAGGCCGCCCAGCTCGAAGTGCAGAAGAACCGGCGCTTCGCCCACCCCTTCTTCTGGGCCCCGTTCAACGTGATCGGCAACGGCCGCCTGCTGGTCGCGAGCGAGGCCGCACGATGA
- a CDS encoding filamentous hemagglutinin N-terminal domain-containing protein — translation MRTPSSFKHSPLALCALLALGAPSVHAQVAANTLPVLRPGGAVINATVGTPAGNSLAITQTQSASNRGLIEWSSFSIGSAARVTIAQPNAQSLLVNRVTGPSPSASEIHGALSANGRVMLINPAGVIFGSSAQVNTGSLVASALDLDSTMSANNYQSLIDGSDIALSGGAGAITVQTANDPRQPQIQVTEGGSIVLLSQSQIEHHGVISAPRGEVNMSNGSAALLRSVGTSGFVRVLQVTPSEPSSSTLTTGLGSQTLAAGGRIVIGGQPREEGDARVDNLNIAGVLSTASDTGNGGSIHIDAGGGGSLNLNDASVDASSSSATGGQVTLLGRQITLQRGEQPTGPEVLADGATGGGRIEIGDARTRALMVNDTVLLSADATRNGNGGQIALRAMYNDTFSTQPTARIDFGVTEVYGTLRARGGTEGGNGGQIETSGMAVTTALANSGGVYKRGTIDARARAAGGTAGAWTLDPYDVTISNAAPQDVAGSFEPIGPGANVQASDIVAALNAGTSVVISTDAGGAGTQAGNITIAPGTNITRSAGTGSTTLTLRANNNVSIDGTIIDSSGAGPVNLNLYADLDGNGTGGISITNSSISTGGGSVTASGGIDPATGYARGDASNAAINIATTDIDTSNLQTGTAGDIVLRGRASATPGAPAAVRVAGNLTFGNLTIDGRASHGTAVLLNGANLNAAGAGNIDIRGIAARTDSVTASLAGIEADGTRIVTGSGTVTLAGRGDDGGFGPAGAVGLRIGDLEIVGAGSTPGTVKLVGQSTGGSIAPGIQMVGSATTGLVIDDGDGGPANVNLVIGALSDVRASSLELGVAGVPPQVDVSGTVNIRPLGVSGTTGDLVEQPAVGITVIPRGANAGAGTMTVLSDMLATGGGIAAAGGVVIGSRSHTGAIVLDTNAFGAAAPAARLTLQNEGAGSLGITVRGGNTFGTLGLLSAGNIGQVGNFTTGDLVIRGGAATTVTLDSATNQINGVLAFDPPAALTVRTGGGLTLDAATAAAYDPGSATPFAPLAITTSLGGSTAVLQAGGNIQINQPITMTGSAPRLDIVSPGTVTFATGAALSAPGGLWRIWAPTVVNPTVAGSFNNLYGCVYGDTTTCSISGITLPTTGNSLVRATQPTLTVAANPTTGVIGAPLPSLGYTVTGLVNGDTAAGSLSGTLSATPSGTNTYAIGQGTLASPLGYNIVFTPSVLTLRQAELTRHMLMDAFHAENSSDVYGRNLDQPYVCTAASVMRGGLAEGADADKLASEWGKVRNQPQLSGCLNVSDGGSCSAF, via the coding sequence ATGCGTACCCCTTCTTCGTTCAAACACTCTCCCCTCGCGCTGTGTGCGCTGCTGGCCCTGGGCGCGCCCTCCGTGCACGCGCAGGTCGCGGCCAACACGCTGCCCGTATTGCGCCCGGGTGGTGCCGTCATCAACGCCACGGTGGGCACACCCGCCGGCAACAGCCTCGCCATCACGCAGACGCAGAGCGCGAGCAACCGCGGCCTGATCGAGTGGTCGAGCTTCTCCATCGGCAGCGCCGCGCGCGTCACCATCGCGCAGCCGAATGCGCAGAGCCTGCTCGTCAACCGCGTCACCGGCCCGAGCCCGAGCGCGAGCGAGATTCACGGAGCCCTGAGCGCCAATGGCCGCGTGATGCTCATCAACCCGGCCGGCGTGATCTTCGGCTCGAGCGCGCAGGTCAACACCGGCTCGCTGGTGGCCAGCGCCCTCGACCTCGACAGCACGATGTCGGCCAACAACTACCAGAGCCTCATCGACGGCAGCGACATCGCGCTCTCGGGCGGTGCCGGCGCGATCACGGTGCAGACGGCCAACGACCCGCGCCAGCCGCAGATCCAGGTCACCGAAGGCGGCTCCATCGTGCTCTTGAGCCAGTCGCAGATCGAGCACCACGGCGTGATCTCGGCGCCGCGCGGCGAGGTCAACATGAGCAACGGCTCGGCGGCGCTGCTGCGCTCGGTGGGCACGAGCGGCTTCGTGCGGGTGCTGCAGGTCACACCGTCGGAGCCGTCGTCGAGCACGCTCACCACCGGCCTCGGCTCGCAGACGCTCGCCGCAGGCGGGCGCATCGTGATCGGCGGGCAGCCGCGCGAAGAAGGCGACGCCCGTGTCGACAACCTCAACATCGCCGGGGTCCTGAGCACGGCCTCCGACACTGGCAACGGCGGCAGCATCCACATCGACGCAGGCGGTGGCGGCTCGCTCAACCTCAACGACGCAAGCGTCGACGCATCCAGCAGCAGCGCCACCGGCGGGCAGGTCACCCTGCTCGGGCGCCAGATCACCCTGCAGCGCGGCGAGCAGCCCACCGGGCCCGAGGTGCTGGCCGATGGCGCCACCGGCGGTGGCCGCATCGAGATCGGCGATGCGCGCACCCGCGCCTTGATGGTCAACGACACCGTGCTGCTCTCGGCCGACGCCACCCGCAATGGCAACGGCGGCCAGATCGCCTTGCGCGCGATGTACAACGACACCTTCTCCACCCAGCCCACGGCACGCATCGACTTCGGCGTGACCGAGGTCTACGGCACGCTGCGCGCACGCGGTGGCACCGAGGGCGGCAACGGCGGCCAGATCGAGACCTCGGGCATGGCCGTGACCACGGCGCTCGCCAACTCGGGCGGCGTCTACAAGCGCGGCACGATCGACGCGCGCGCCCGCGCGGCCGGTGGCACGGCCGGCGCCTGGACGCTCGACCCCTACGACGTCACCATCTCCAACGCCGCACCGCAAGACGTGGCCGGCAGCTTCGAGCCCATCGGCCCCGGCGCCAACGTGCAGGCGAGCGACATCGTGGCCGCGCTCAATGCCGGCACCAGCGTGGTCATCTCCACCGACGCGGGTGGCGCCGGCACGCAGGCCGGCAACATCACCATCGCCCCCGGCACCAACATCACCCGCAGCGCCGGCACCGGCTCCACCACGCTCACGCTGCGCGCCAACAACAACGTGAGCATCGACGGCACCATCATCGACTCGTCGGGGGCCGGCCCGGTCAACCTCAACCTCTATGCCGACCTCGACGGCAACGGCACCGGCGGCATCTCGATCACCAACTCCAGCATCTCGACCGGGGGCGGCTCGGTGACGGCCAGCGGCGGCATCGACCCCGCCACGGGCTATGCGCGCGGCGATGCGTCGAACGCCGCCATCAACATCGCCACCACCGACATCGACACCAGCAACCTGCAGACCGGCACGGCCGGCGACATCGTGCTGCGCGGCCGTGCGAGCGCCACGCCAGGCGCCCCCGCCGCCGTGCGTGTGGCCGGCAACCTCACCTTCGGCAACCTCACCATCGACGGCCGCGCGAGCCACGGCACCGCCGTGCTGCTCAACGGCGCCAATCTCAACGCCGCGGGCGCCGGCAACATCGACATCCGTGGCATCGCCGCCCGCACCGACTCGGTGACCGCCAGCCTCGCCGGCATCGAAGCCGACGGCACCCGCATCGTGACCGGCAGCGGCACCGTCACGCTGGCCGGCCGCGGCGACGACGGGGGCTTCGGGCCGGCAGGCGCGGTGGGCCTGCGCATCGGCGACCTCGAGATCGTCGGCGCCGGCTCCACGCCCGGCACGGTGAAGCTGGTCGGGCAGTCGACGGGCGGCTCCATCGCCCCGGGCATCCAGATGGTCGGCTCGGCCACCACCGGCCTCGTCATCGACGACGGCGACGGCGGCCCCGCCAACGTCAACCTCGTGATCGGGGCCCTGTCGGACGTGCGCGCCAGTTCCCTCGAGCTGGGCGTGGCCGGCGTGCCGCCGCAGGTCGACGTGAGCGGCACGGTCAACATCCGCCCGCTGGGCGTGAGCGGCACGACCGGCGACCTGGTCGAGCAGCCGGCGGTGGGCATCACCGTCATCCCGCGTGGCGCCAACGCGGGCGCCGGCACCATGACCGTGCTGTCGGACATGCTGGCCACAGGCGGCGGCATTGCAGCCGCTGGCGGCGTGGTGATCGGCTCGCGCAGCCACACCGGCGCGATCGTGCTCGACACCAACGCATTCGGCGCGGCAGCGCCCGCGGCACGGCTGACGCTGCAGAACGAAGGCGCGGGCTCGCTGGGCATCACGGTGCGCGGCGGCAACACCTTCGGCACCCTCGGCCTGCTGAGCGCCGGCAACATCGGCCAGGTGGGCAACTTCACCACCGGCGACCTCGTGATCCGCGGGGGCGCCGCCACCACCGTCACGCTCGACTCGGCCACCAACCAGATCAACGGCGTGCTGGCCTTCGACCCCCCGGCCGCGCTGACCGTGCGCACGGGCGGCGGCCTCACCCTCGATGCCGCCACGGCCGCCGCCTACGACCCGGGCTCGGCCACCCCGTTCGCCCCGCTCGCGATCACCACCAGCCTCGGCGGCAGCACCGCGGTGCTGCAGGCAGGAGGCAACATCCAGATCAACCAGCCGATCACCATGACCGGCTCCGCGCCGCGGCTCGACATCGTCTCCCCCGGCACCGTGACCTTCGCCACGGGCGCCGCGCTGAGCGCGCCGGGCGGGCTGTGGCGCATCTGGGCGCCCACGGTGGTCAACCCGACGGTCGCCGGCAGCTTCAACAACCTCTACGGTTGCGTGTACGGCGACACCACCACCTGCAGCATCTCGGGCATCACCCTGCCGACCACCGGCAACAGCCTCGTGCGCGCCACGCAGCCCACCCTCACGGTGGCGGCCAACCCGACCACCGGCGTGATCGGCGCGCCGCTGCCCTCGCTCGGGTACACCGTCACCGGCCTCGTCAACGGCGACACCGCGGCCGGCTCCTTGAGCGGCACCTTGTCGGCCACGCCGAGCGGCACCAACACCTATGCCATCGGGCAGGGCACGCTCGCCTCACCGCTGGGCTACAACATCGTGTTCACCCCCTCGGTGCTCACGCTGCGCCAGGCCGAGCTCACGCGCCACATGCTGATGGACGCCTTCCACGCCGAGAACAGCTCCGACGTCTACGGCCGCAACCTCGACCAGCCCTATGTGTGCACCGCCGCCTCGGTGATGCGCGGCGGCCTGGCCGAGGGCGCCGACGCCGACAAGCTCGCCTCCGAGTGGGGCAAGGTGCGCAACCAGCCCCAGCTCTCGGGCTGCCTCAACGTGAGCGACGGCGGCTCGTGCTCGGCGTTCTGA